In Egibacteraceae bacterium, the genomic window TGTGCACGAGCTCGCCGGCCCACTCCTCGTCGGCGAGCACCGCGTCGGTCGTTTGGTCGAAGGTGGCCGGGTCGCCGTAGAGCAGCTCCCGGATCGATCGGCCGAAGACCTCCTCGGCGGGGTAGCCGTAGAGCCGTTCGGCGCCCCGGTTCCAGTAGGTGATGCGGTGGTCGAGGTCGCGCACGATGATCGCGTCGCTCGCCTTGTCCAGCAGCTGCGCCTGTCGCGCGAGCTGTGCTCGCGCCTGACGCTCGGCGCTGACGTCACGGAAGTAGACCGCGAGACCCTGCTCCGAGGGGTACACGTGGATGCTCAACCAGATGTCGAGCGGTTCCCAGTAGAAGTCCTCGATGACCTCGCTGGCACCCGTGCGCACAGCCCGGTGGTAGACCTCGTCAAGGATGCTCCCCACCGCCTGGGGGAAGGCTTCCCACAGGTCCTGGCCGAGGAGCTCCTCGCGGCTGCGGCGCAGCACCTGCTCCGCGCGGCGGTTGACGTAGGTCATCCGCCAGTCGCGGTCGACCGTCCAGAACGCATCGGTGATGCTCTCGAGCGTGGTCGTCAGGCGTTCGGCCAGCAGTCGGACCTGAGCGTCAACCTCCTTCTGCGCCGTGATGTCCTGGTGGGCTCCGGTGACGTGGGTCACCGTGCCGTCGGGCCCGTACCGGGCTTCGCCGATGACCCGCGCCCACTGCCGCAGACCTTGGCGGGTCTCGAGCCGGAGCTCGAGGTCGAACGGCGTACCGGAGGCGGCGCACGCCTCCAGCGCGGCGACAATCCGGTCGCGGTCCTCGGCCAGGTACAGGTCAAGGGCTTCCTCGACGATCACCTCGGCGTCGTTCGGGTAGTCGAGGATCTCGTAGATCTCCTCCGACCAGATCGCCTCGTTGGTGGCGACGTCCAGCGACCAACCACCGATGCGCGCCGCCGAACCGGCGACCCGCTGCAGCGCCCGACTCTGATCCAGCGTCGCCTCGGTGCGGCGGCGC contains:
- a CDS encoding PAS domain S-box protein, with the translated sequence MYAVDLEGRCTVANRECVRLLGYDDEAELLGRNMHDLVHHTRPDGTPYPEVECQIYRAHREGRGVMSDAEVLFRKDGTSFPVEYRSAPVGQGDRIEGSVLTFFDITERRRTEATLDQSRALQRVAGSAARIGGWSLDVATNEAIWSEEIYEILDYPNDAEVIVEEALDLYLAEDRDRIVAALEACAASGTPFDLELRLETRQGLRQWARVIGEARYGPDGTVTHVTGAHQDITAQKEVDAQVRLLAERLTTTLESITDAFWTVDRDWRMTYVNRRAEQVLRRSREELLGQDLWEAFPQAVGSILDEVYHRAVRTGASEVIEDFYWEPLDIWLSIHVYPSEQGLAVYFRDVSAERQARAQLARQAQLLDKASDAIIVRDLDHRITYWNRGAERLYGYPAEEVFGRSIRELLYGDPATFDQTTDAVLADEEWAGELVHIAKDGTELTIEGRCTLVSDEHGTESVLSINTDVTDRRRTEQQLLRAQRLDSLGTLAGGIAHDLNNVLAP